Genomic DNA from Bacteroidota bacterium:
TTTTTACAGGTTATTCCAACCCAATTCACTTGCCTTTAAAACTGAAAATTACACATGAAAACGAATGTGCTGATTATATAAGAAAAGGGAAACAAAAAATGGATAAACAGGATTATAAGGGTGCTATTTTTGATTTCACAAAAGCTGTTGAATTGGATCCAAATAATTCCGAAGCTTTTTATTTGCGAGCAAATTCATTAAATAGCCTCAAAGATTATGATGCTGCCATAGAAGATTACAACAAAGTTTTGCAGTTAAAACCAATGTTTGCTGATGCATATTTGAACAGGGCTATTGTGAAGGAAACCCAAAAAGAATTTAAAGATGCTGTTGCAGACCTTAACCAATTTCTAAAAATAAACCCCAATGACAATATGGTTCTTATTAAACGCGGAGAACTGAAAATGAAATTACAAGATTTAAATGGAGCTCTTGATGATTTTACTGCTGCAATAGAAATTCAACCAAGCTATACTCCTGCACTTGAACTTCGAGCAACAGTTTATGTGATAAACAAAAAATTTAAAGAAGCTTTGGATGATTACAATCAAATTATTAGTTTGAATCCTGATAATGCCTTAGTGTACTGCAACAGAGCAAATATATTATCTGAACTAAAGGATTTTGAAGGAGCAATGTTAGATTATGAAAAAGCACTAAGTATTGATCCAACTATTTCTGAGGCTGCACAAAAGAAAAACAGCATACAGAATAAACTATCTAACATAAAATCACTTCCAGAAGACAAGAATGAAATAACTGAAAAAAGCCCCAGCTATGCTGAGGACTTTGTGCGAAGGGGAACATTTAATTACGAGCAGGGAAAGTTTCAGGAAGCCCTTTATGATTTTGGCAAGGCGATAGAACTACAGCCTGATTATGAGGAAGTTTATCAAAAAAGAGCGAATACCTACCTAAAACTTGAAGATTATAATGCAGCTCTTAAAGACTATACAATTCAATTAAGGTTAAATCCAAACAATGAACTTGCCTACAACAACCGAGGCATGGTTAAAGCAAAACTTAAGGATCATGCAGGTGCCCTTGCAGATTACAATAAAGCAATTGAATTAAATCCTGATTTTGCCATAGCCTATAGTAACCGTGGTAGTACATACAGCGAATTGAATG
This window encodes:
- a CDS encoding tetratricopeptide repeat protein, with translation MATKLFKETRTGKIVNEILIMSLLLIVFTGYSNPIHLPLKLKITHENECADYIRKGKQKMDKQDYKGAIFDFTKAVELDPNNSEAFYLRANSLNSLKDYDAAIEDYNKVLQLKPMFADAYLNRAIVKETQKEFKDAVADLNQFLKINPNDNMVLIKRGELKMKLQDLNGALDDFTAAIEIQPSYTPALELRATVYVINKKFKEALDDYNQIISLNPDNALVYCNRANILSELKDFEGAMLDYEKALSIDPTISEAAQKKNSIQNKLSNIKSLPEDKNEITEKSPSYAEDFVRRGTFNYEQGKFQEALYDFGKAIELQPDYEEVYQKRANTYLKLEDYNAALKDYTIQLRLNPNNELAYNNRGMVKAKLKDHAGALADYNKAIELNPDFAIAYSNRGSTYSELNDIQSAMRDFDKALAIEGNSAEAYYNRALARNQLGDTKGAIEDYNMCIKLNPGNAMAYNNRANAYCDIDDYKKALEDYNKAIMMKIDGADVYFNRGMVRHIMGDYKLAIMDYNNAIELKPDDSEAYSQRGMAKAELGDFRGALADYDKALTLKPKSMVGYYKRGLLRHINKDYKGALSDFNNAIEIKSDYALAYYNRGLVKKDLGEYEEAIMDFTIAIEFKPGFEKAYNSRGMVKFEMGDKDGACFDLSKAVKLGYRVAYDNMQLYCK